In the genome of Salinispirillum sp. LH 10-3-1, one region contains:
- a CDS encoding DUF294 nucleotidyltransferase-like domain-containing protein yields the protein MANADDLADSIQFLHHRPPFDQLDEESLLQLCQQLLIHYQPHQSGRAISADQHLNIIRSGAIELRNRHGVLVDRLHEGDLFGISSALDQNTQGLTIHTLEDCLLYRIPRTTFDQLMQQHSVLSDFFRQLADRRQNLGPLDGTTTHPLLQKVDDWMSQRLITALPSISVQAGATLMTDARVSSLLIVEDNQLRGIVTDRDLRSRVLVPGLAVDRPLSEVMTQTPTTISSGATLLDAQWLMSERQLHHLPVLKASKPVGMLTATDLMHAQEDSPLFFIQRLSREHTLEGLQRQMAGCQQWLDRIRQQDNALPLLGQLYTTVMDGLTRRLLQLGEKKLGPSPMPYGWLAFGSQARREMTLESDQDNGLILANEPDDEAQRYFADLAEWVCDGLNACGLRHCPGDVMAKNPKWRLSSQQWVKQFDQWINTPTQDALLFSTIFFDWRLIAGPNQLQNGLRERMQQIKPNSQFLAMMTRSALRQSPPLGFFRSVLLTHSGEHKNKLDLKHEGIALINDLARLHALAIHTDAQNTLDRLMSAEHHQSLSSGLAQDLRLAWTLLARLRQRVGNTGDHSGHWLNPAQLSPNEKQQLKAAFRTIKDAQAAALQTFAGGYAS from the coding sequence ATGGCTAATGCCGACGATCTCGCCGACAGCATACAATTTCTGCATCATCGTCCGCCTTTCGATCAGCTGGACGAAGAGAGCCTGCTGCAACTCTGCCAGCAACTCTTGATTCACTATCAGCCGCACCAATCTGGACGCGCGATTTCCGCTGACCAGCACCTGAACATCATTCGGTCGGGCGCCATCGAATTGCGCAATCGCCATGGCGTATTGGTCGACCGCTTGCACGAGGGCGACCTGTTCGGCATCAGCAGCGCGCTGGATCAAAACACCCAAGGCCTGACCATACACACCCTAGAAGACTGCTTGTTGTATCGCATTCCTAGGACCACCTTTGACCAGCTGATGCAGCAGCACAGCGTGTTGTCCGATTTCTTTCGTCAGCTCGCCGATCGACGCCAGAACTTAGGCCCCTTGGACGGCACTACCACACACCCTTTGCTGCAAAAAGTGGATGACTGGATGTCACAACGCCTGATCACGGCGCTGCCCAGCATAAGCGTTCAAGCGGGGGCTACCTTGATGACAGACGCTCGGGTATCGAGCCTGTTGATTGTGGAAGACAACCAACTGCGTGGCATAGTGACTGACCGAGATTTACGCTCGCGCGTATTGGTGCCGGGCTTGGCGGTTGATCGTCCCCTATCGGAAGTGATGACCCAAACACCGACCACGATATCCAGTGGGGCAACTCTGCTTGATGCCCAGTGGCTTATGAGCGAGCGCCAGTTACACCATTTACCGGTGCTTAAAGCCAGCAAGCCTGTAGGTATGCTGACCGCCACCGACCTGATGCACGCCCAGGAAGACTCGCCACTGTTTTTTATTCAACGCTTAAGCCGCGAACATACCCTGGAAGGTTTGCAGCGACAGATGGCCGGTTGCCAACAATGGCTCGACCGCATTCGCCAACAAGACAATGCCTTACCATTGCTAGGACAACTCTATACCACAGTGATGGATGGTCTGACTCGACGCCTGTTGCAACTGGGTGAGAAAAAGTTGGGGCCATCGCCAATGCCTTACGGGTGGCTGGCATTCGGTTCACAAGCGCGCCGCGAGATGACGCTGGAATCTGATCAGGATAATGGTTTGATCCTAGCGAACGAACCGGATGATGAAGCACAGCGTTATTTTGCTGACCTAGCGGAGTGGGTATGTGACGGACTGAATGCGTGCGGGCTACGCCACTGTCCTGGAGACGTCATGGCCAAGAACCCGAAATGGCGACTCAGCAGCCAACAATGGGTTAAACAGTTTGATCAATGGATCAACACACCGACGCAAGACGCGCTCCTGTTCAGTACCATCTTTTTCGATTGGCGTCTGATTGCAGGGCCGAATCAATTGCAAAATGGCCTGCGTGAACGCATGCAACAGATCAAACCCAACAGCCAGTTTCTGGCCATGATGACGCGGTCAGCCTTGCGCCAATCACCACCGCTAGGCTTTTTCCGCAGTGTGCTCTTGACCCATTCCGGCGAGCACAAAAACAAGCTCGACCTCAAGCACGAAGGGATCGCGCTGATCAACGATCTTGCACGCTTACATGCGCTGGCCATTCATACCGACGCTCAGAATACATTAGACCGCTTGATGTCCGCAGAACATCATCAGTCGTTGTCCAGCGGGCTGGCGCAAGACTTACGCCTCGCCTGGACTCTGCTGGCGCGCTTGCGCCAACGCGTTGGTAATACCGGTGATCACAGTGGTCACTGGTTAAACCCAGCGCAGCTCAGTCCCAATGAAAAACAGCAGCTTAAGGCCGCGTTCCGTACGATCAAGGACGCGCAAGCAGCTGCACTACAGACCTTTGCCGGAGGCTATGCATCATGA
- a CDS encoding exonuclease domain-containing protein, whose protein sequence is MSHSRPLLYDRALLAIDLEMSGLNPKTDRILSLGCVPITQDGIPLGQAQHWLFRCPESVAQSATIHHLRDCDLHNGGADPEQVLPELLQRLKGHVLVTHGGDIDADFLNQAHLRYWGQRWRPTRMDTQDFARRRLGSEHLPTANNLSLRHCRQHYHLPAWRAHHALSDAIATAELFQAQLQDAFPEQDNPQWRSVHKSFSNLWMRLGIR, encoded by the coding sequence ATGAGCCACAGCAGGCCCCTATTGTACGATCGAGCGTTGTTAGCCATCGACCTTGAGATGTCGGGATTAAACCCGAAAACCGACCGCATCCTCAGTCTCGGCTGCGTGCCCATTACGCAAGACGGTATACCACTGGGCCAAGCTCAGCACTGGCTGTTTCGCTGTCCTGAAAGTGTTGCCCAAAGTGCCACCATTCACCACCTGCGTGACTGCGATTTGCACAACGGCGGGGCAGACCCTGAACAGGTTTTACCGGAATTGTTACAACGACTGAAGGGACATGTACTGGTGACGCACGGCGGTGATATCGATGCGGATTTTTTGAATCAAGCGCATTTGCGCTATTGGGGCCAGCGCTGGCGGCCGACGCGCATGGACACGCAGGATTTCGCCCGACGCCGCTTAGGTTCTGAACACTTGCCGACGGCCAACAATCTGTCGTTACGTCACTGTCGGCAGCATTATCATTTACCGGCGTGGCGAGCGCACCATGCGTTGAGTGATGCCATTGCCACCGCCGAGCTGTTTCAGGCCCAATTGCAGGATGCCTTTCCTGAACAAGACAACCCGCAGTGGCGTTCGGTACACAAAAGCTTCAGCAACCTTTGGATGCGCTTAGGCATTCGCTGA
- a CDS encoding MATE family efflux transporter, which translates to MSLLTISPMRRRLFTLAWPIILQIYLFQMTGVIDNLMVGQFGEETIAALGNCLQLNFFILLTYAALTQGGAVITAQYRGARKLEALRETIATLLCAGVGVGLAIAALYVFAGEWLLSLLTTDLFRPVEERSNLPGLGYQYLSVIGFGIIFVAPGQIAMHVLQALGDTKTPMRLALYGNGLNVIGNYLLLFGGAIPGITDPLFTPMGLRGVAISTCVAWAFQTLLMVNALLRHPLVNMRWRDLQAMAWQRLLRILRIGYPLSLDGFLWQGSSFLYAMMFNRVGAEAYAAFLVALLIRSLSLAPGAGYQQAIGISVGQAVGGDHYQRARGYVRVGITSCLVVLPVLGLVLWLAAPLYLTLYEISDTTRQQILIMVGLGVLYSWATALTITIPGVLRAGGDTKAPMVITTIGFACVGVPIAYFTGIHLGYGIWGVFAGFVADEIAKALIMVFYLRRETWLRNLTRDNSAPEKPKAASK; encoded by the coding sequence TTGTCCTTGCTCACCATCAGTCCTATGCGGCGGCGCCTCTTTACTCTGGCCTGGCCAATCATTCTGCAAATCTATTTGTTTCAGATGACCGGGGTCATCGACAACCTCATGGTGGGTCAGTTTGGCGAAGAAACCATAGCTGCACTGGGCAATTGCTTGCAATTAAACTTCTTTATTCTGCTGACTTATGCAGCCTTGACTCAGGGTGGTGCCGTTATCACTGCCCAATACCGCGGTGCGCGTAAGCTGGAAGCCTTGCGAGAAACCATAGCGACTCTGCTGTGCGCTGGAGTGGGGGTCGGCTTGGCTATCGCGGCCCTCTATGTGTTCGCCGGTGAATGGCTGCTGAGCCTGCTGACCACCGACCTGTTCCGCCCGGTAGAAGAACGCTCCAACTTACCCGGGCTGGGTTATCAATATCTGAGTGTCATCGGCTTCGGCATCATCTTTGTTGCGCCGGGGCAAATCGCCATGCACGTACTGCAAGCGCTTGGCGACACCAAAACGCCCATGCGCTTGGCGCTGTATGGCAATGGTCTGAATGTGATTGGCAACTATTTGCTGTTGTTCGGCGGGGCCATTCCCGGCATAACCGACCCATTGTTTACGCCCATGGGCCTGCGCGGCGTAGCGATTTCCACCTGTGTTGCTTGGGCTTTCCAAACACTGTTGATGGTCAACGCTCTGTTGCGTCATCCACTGGTGAATATGCGCTGGCGTGACTTGCAAGCCATGGCTTGGCAACGCCTGCTGCGCATTCTAAGAATTGGTTATCCATTGTCGCTGGATGGTTTTCTGTGGCAAGGATCGTCGTTTCTGTATGCCATGATGTTTAACCGCGTGGGCGCTGAAGCTTATGCAGCCTTCCTCGTCGCACTACTGATTCGCAGCTTGTCACTGGCACCGGGGGCGGGCTATCAGCAGGCCATCGGGATTTCCGTGGGTCAAGCCGTTGGTGGGGATCACTATCAACGCGCGCGTGGTTATGTACGCGTTGGCATTACTTCTTGCCTGGTCGTTTTACCCGTGCTGGGATTAGTGTTATGGCTTGCCGCACCACTGTATCTGACCCTCTATGAAATCAGCGATACAACGCGCCAACAGATTCTCATCATGGTTGGGCTAGGCGTGCTCTACAGTTGGGCCACAGCATTAACCATTACTATTCCAGGCGTGTTGCGGGCGGGCGGCGACACGAAGGCGCCAATGGTTATTACCACTATTGGGTTTGCCTGTGTCGGTGTGCCCATTGCCTATTTTACCGGGATACACTTGGGCTATGGCATCTGGGGTGTATTTGCAGGTTTTGTCGCCGACGAGATCGCCAAGGCACTGATCATGGTGTTTTATTTGCGCCGTGAAACCTGGTTGCGCAATTTGACGCGCGACAATTCTGCACCAGAGAAGCCAAAGGCAGCGTCTAAATGA
- a CDS encoding GGDEF domain-containing protein — translation MYNERNNQNLSADEWRDYRQQTSRRHIWQARLLSLSGAGVMLWLLVWDWIGWPEPTTPLLIIAGARLLLILLLLLTVLLSFRTYWVQRLHRLGVAVLLATVVGYTVMVSQGFKLGWSSPINGLLLVLLYLHAFLAIRFREKIALSLLLSVLYLLLILDNDQITDVGYQITFLLLTNVVVATISWSLEQSQLRLYRRVMLLEKMAHTDQLTGTLNRHGFRDAFSDICERAHRDRMAVGLFIIDIDHFKSFNDQLGHLEGDAALVAVAQSLMRARYHPADLVMRFGGEEFVCVFLRESEAQLQELAEHLRLGVENCNIVHPKEGLLTVSVGASVVEQPESGWRHGMMSQADALLYEAKEQGRNMARVAKYLPGTSEVVTLG, via the coding sequence GTGTACAACGAACGAAACAATCAGAATCTGTCTGCTGACGAGTGGCGAGACTACCGCCAACAAACATCTCGGCGTCATATTTGGCAGGCGCGCTTGTTGAGTCTGTCTGGCGCAGGGGTGATGCTTTGGTTGTTGGTTTGGGACTGGATAGGCTGGCCTGAACCTACGACACCATTACTGATCATTGCTGGCGCTCGCTTGCTGTTGATATTGCTTCTGCTATTGACGGTGCTGCTGAGCTTTCGTACCTATTGGGTGCAGCGTCTGCACCGATTGGGTGTAGCAGTGCTGCTGGCTACGGTAGTAGGGTATACCGTCATGGTGTCCCAAGGCTTTAAGTTGGGCTGGAGCTCGCCTATTAATGGCTTGTTGTTGGTCTTGTTATATTTACATGCCTTTTTAGCGATCAGGTTTCGCGAAAAGATAGCGCTCAGTCTTCTACTTTCTGTGCTGTACCTATTGTTAATTCTAGATAACGATCAAATAACGGATGTCGGTTATCAGATTACCTTCTTACTACTGACCAATGTAGTCGTCGCAACCATCAGCTGGTCCTTGGAACAAAGCCAATTGCGTCTGTACCGCCGGGTCATGCTGTTGGAGAAAATGGCACACACTGATCAGTTGACTGGCACGCTCAATCGGCATGGGTTCCGCGACGCTTTTAGTGATATCTGCGAGCGTGCTCATCGTGACCGTATGGCGGTTGGTCTTTTTATCATTGATATTGACCACTTTAAATCATTTAACGATCAGCTGGGGCACCTAGAAGGCGATGCGGCGTTGGTTGCGGTTGCCCAATCTTTGATGCGGGCGCGCTATCATCCCGCTGATTTGGTGATGCGTTTTGGCGGAGAAGAGTTTGTTTGTGTTTTTTTACGCGAGAGTGAAGCGCAACTGCAGGAGCTTGCAGAGCATCTGCGCCTAGGTGTGGAGAACTGCAATATTGTCCATCCGAAAGAAGGTCTGTTGACGGTCAGCGTGGGGGCAAGTGTCGTTGAGCAGCCTGAGTCCGGTTGGCGACATGGCATGATGAGCCAAGCCGATGCCCTGCTCTATGAGGCCAAAGAACAAGGCCGAAATATGGCGCGTGTTGCTAAATACTTGCCGGGTACTTCCGAGGTTGTCACCCTTGGATAG
- a CDS encoding GGDEF domain-containing protein, with protein MIEHTISAALSPQDELRFQQELSVRNVRQIRLISTAAFVIGLAFAGLEVPSVLDGSWQSALLLIAWAAMQVGMGTIVFMTWRPGGALLLGSTVFWANMLVVVAFVLICYTGFALGWRRATEELLLLVFYLHAFPNMTTRRKVVLSSVMSTAFLIVLYLSDARWGLQIVLIVVFINIAVAALSMSLESSLRDAFKRRMVLEELALTDKLTGALNRHSFMDLFEQVQNAAARSGLSMGVLIADIDDFKAYNDSLGHLAGDEALTEVAHVLRAAQRHDSDLVVRFGGEEFVCVFLRQDLTELQVLCQGLVDNVRACKIPHPASKTGPFLTISIGACLQGNPKALDRRSLMTLADRALYKAKSDGRDRVFIAQSED; from the coding sequence ATGATTGAGCACACGATTTCCGCCGCCCTGTCGCCGCAGGACGAGTTGCGCTTTCAGCAAGAATTGTCGGTACGCAATGTTCGGCAAATTCGGTTAATCAGCACGGCGGCCTTTGTCATCGGCCTAGCGTTTGCGGGTCTGGAGGTGCCGTCGGTGCTGGACGGTTCCTGGCAAAGCGCGCTGTTGCTGATCGCTTGGGCAGCCATGCAAGTTGGTATGGGCACCATCGTTTTTATGACTTGGCGGCCTGGTGGTGCGCTGCTGCTCGGTTCTACCGTATTTTGGGCAAATATGCTGGTGGTGGTAGCCTTTGTGCTGATCTGTTACACCGGCTTCGCGCTGGGCTGGCGCCGAGCTACGGAAGAACTGCTGCTGCTGGTCTTCTATCTGCATGCTTTCCCCAACATGACTACGCGGCGTAAAGTGGTGCTGTCCAGCGTTATGTCGACTGCCTTTCTGATTGTGCTCTACCTGTCTGATGCACGCTGGGGCTTGCAGATAGTACTGATCGTAGTGTTCATCAATATCGCCGTGGCGGCGTTGAGTATGTCGCTGGAGAGCAGTCTGCGTGACGCGTTCAAACGGCGCATGGTGCTGGAAGAACTGGCGCTAACAGACAAGCTTACCGGGGCGCTCAACCGTCATTCTTTTATGGATCTGTTTGAACAGGTCCAAAATGCTGCCGCGCGCTCTGGATTGTCGATGGGGGTGTTGATCGCTGATATCGATGATTTCAAAGCCTATAACGACAGCCTAGGTCATTTGGCAGGTGATGAAGCCTTGACCGAGGTCGCCCATGTATTGCGCGCGGCTCAACGCCATGACAGCGACCTAGTGGTACGCTTTGGTGGCGAAGAATTCGTTTGCGTCTTTCTACGCCAAGACTTAACCGAATTACAGGTTCTTTGTCAGGGTTTGGTCGACAATGTGCGGGCATGCAAGATTCCTCATCCGGCTTCCAAAACGGGACCGTTTCTGACCATCAGTATTGGTGCATGCTTGCAGGGTAACCCTAAAGCGCTGGATCGTCGCTCACTCATGACATTGGCTGATCGCGCACTTTACAAGGCCAAGTCGGATGGACGAGACAGAGTTTTTATAGCGCAATCCGAAGATTAG
- the putA gene encoding bifunctional proline dehydrogenase/L-glutamate gamma-semialdehyde dehydrogenase PutA, with protein MSLTFTPTQLLSGDYLHWDSTAWREAITQLYAVDETEWVNALLPLAQPTAEQAEGIDRQAEYIVSQVRKESDVAHAVDKLLQEYSLDNEEGVILMCLAEALMRIPDADTADDLIRDKLSPANWREHLGKSDSLLVNASTWGLMLTGKVVQLDSRERSPANLLEKLINRAGEPVIRQAMHQAMRIMGKQFVLGQSIKEALKNGKSYRAKGYTYSYDMLGEAALTNTDAEYYLASYRQAIEALAAFSKNWPEGLPLPTISIKLSALHPRYEEIQRERVLTELVDRVLSLVEVARPNNIGITIDAEEADRLELSLALFERVYQHPSTLGFGNFGLVVQAYSKRALPVLGYLAHLSRQQGDLIPVRLVKGAYWDSEIKHCQQLGLSGYPVYTRKENTDMAYVACARYLLSEHAQGHIFPQFATHNAQTVATIQTLGTGKSFEFQRLHGMGDALYDTLLKNNERTVRIYAPVGAHKDLLPYLVRRLLENGANSSFVHRLVDARTPVSELVASPVALVASRDRHSNTLINLPQDIFGTDRRNSRGHNLMIEAERSALMMKITAFNDTQWRAMPLLAGAPTPSGSTHTVVSPYDHSATVGKVDFATDEQCKQALDTADAAFTQWYQTPVSQRAAVLERMADLMEDHEGELIALCTREAGKTLQDGIDEVREAVDFCRFYAREARHHFSDAIRLPGPTGESNELYYEGRGVFLCISPWNFPLAIFLGQISAALVAGNTVLAKPAETTSLIAARAVELFHAAGAPGDALQLLPGEGKVVGGALIPDARISGVAFTGSTETARLINRQLAERDGPIATFIAETGGQNAMVVDSTALPEQVVTDVIQSAFASAGQRCSALRVLCVQDDIGDRVITLIKGAMDELSVGDPADFSTDVGPVIDQKARDGLMSYVTEQAGAGKLIHQVTLSEACASGYFVPPTVLSIGSMAELGREQFGPVLHVLRYKAKELDQVLDAINATGYGLTLGVHTRNEATAAYIEKRVRVGNCYINRNQIGAVVGVQPFGGRGLSGTGPKAGGPNYVLRFVTERTRTINTTAVGGNATLLSLTGDA; from the coding sequence ATGAGCCTGACGTTTACCCCTACCCAATTATTGTCTGGTGATTACCTGCACTGGGACAGTACCGCATGGCGTGAGGCCATCACACAACTTTACGCCGTGGACGAAACCGAATGGGTTAACGCGTTGCTGCCATTGGCACAGCCGACCGCAGAGCAAGCAGAAGGTATTGATCGGCAAGCCGAATACATCGTGTCGCAAGTGCGCAAAGAATCGGATGTCGCACATGCCGTGGACAAGCTACTGCAAGAATACAGTCTGGATAACGAAGAAGGCGTCATCTTGATGTGCTTGGCCGAAGCCTTGATGCGCATTCCCGATGCCGACACCGCCGATGACCTGATCCGCGATAAGCTATCACCCGCCAACTGGCGAGAGCACCTTGGCAAGTCAGATTCGTTGTTGGTCAACGCCTCGACCTGGGGGCTGATGCTGACCGGCAAGGTGGTGCAGCTCGACAGTCGTGAACGTTCGCCGGCGAATTTGCTGGAAAAACTGATCAACCGTGCCGGTGAGCCGGTGATTCGCCAAGCCATGCATCAAGCGATGCGGATAATGGGCAAGCAGTTTGTGCTCGGGCAAAGTATCAAGGAGGCACTGAAAAACGGTAAGTCATATCGTGCTAAGGGGTACACCTATTCCTACGATATGTTGGGTGAAGCGGCGCTAACCAATACGGACGCTGAGTATTACTTGGCATCCTACCGGCAGGCGATCGAAGCCTTGGCTGCGTTCAGCAAGAACTGGCCTGAAGGACTGCCCTTGCCGACCATCTCGATTAAGTTATCGGCGCTGCACCCGCGCTATGAAGAGATACAGCGTGAGCGGGTACTGACTGAGCTGGTTGACCGCGTTCTGTCATTGGTCGAGGTGGCACGGCCGAACAATATTGGCATCACCATCGACGCGGAAGAAGCCGATCGTCTGGAGCTGTCGTTAGCCTTGTTCGAGCGAGTGTACCAGCATCCCAGTACGCTGGGCTTTGGTAATTTTGGCTTGGTGGTCCAGGCTTACTCGAAGCGTGCCTTACCGGTTCTAGGTTACCTGGCGCATCTGTCTCGCCAGCAGGGCGACCTTATCCCGGTGCGCTTGGTGAAGGGCGCCTATTGGGACAGTGAAATCAAACACTGCCAGCAATTGGGCCTGTCGGGTTATCCGGTCTACACACGCAAAGAAAATACCGATATGGCCTATGTTGCCTGCGCGCGTTATTTACTGAGCGAACACGCTCAGGGGCATATCTTTCCCCAGTTCGCCACGCACAATGCGCAGACTGTAGCGACCATCCAGACGCTGGGAACTGGCAAGTCATTTGAGTTCCAGCGCTTACATGGCATGGGTGACGCGCTGTACGACACCTTGTTGAAGAACAATGAACGTACCGTCCGTATTTACGCTCCAGTCGGTGCACACAAAGACTTGCTGCCCTACCTGGTCCGTCGTCTTTTGGAAAATGGCGCAAACTCCTCCTTTGTGCACCGTTTGGTAGATGCCCGCACGCCGGTGTCGGAACTGGTGGCGTCACCGGTGGCCTTAGTGGCCTCACGCGACCGCCACAGCAATACCTTGATTAACTTGCCGCAAGATATCTTTGGTACCGATCGACGCAATTCACGCGGACACAACTTGATGATAGAAGCAGAACGGAGCGCACTGATGATGAAGATCACCGCCTTTAACGACACTCAGTGGCGTGCCATGCCGTTGCTGGCTGGCGCGCCTACGCCATCCGGTTCGACGCACACCGTCGTAAGCCCTTACGACCACAGTGCCACCGTAGGTAAGGTGGATTTCGCTACCGATGAGCAATGCAAGCAGGCGCTCGATACGGCTGATGCGGCCTTTACTCAGTGGTATCAAACACCAGTCAGTCAGCGCGCGGCGGTCTTGGAGCGCATGGCGGATTTGATGGAAGACCATGAAGGTGAGTTGATAGCACTCTGTACACGCGAAGCGGGTAAGACCTTGCAAGACGGTATCGATGAAGTGCGTGAAGCGGTTGATTTCTGTCGCTTCTACGCCCGCGAAGCCCGGCACCATTTCAGTGATGCCATTCGACTACCGGGGCCGACCGGCGAGAGCAACGAGCTTTATTACGAAGGTCGTGGCGTCTTCCTGTGCATCAGCCCGTGGAACTTTCCATTGGCCATTTTCCTCGGCCAAATCAGTGCGGCCCTAGTGGCGGGCAATACGGTGTTGGCGAAACCCGCTGAAACCACGTCTCTGATCGCGGCGCGTGCGGTCGAACTCTTTCATGCCGCGGGTGCGCCCGGCGATGCGCTGCAACTCTTGCCGGGTGAAGGCAAGGTGGTCGGTGGGGCATTAATACCGGATGCTCGCATATCTGGCGTTGCCTTCACCGGCTCGACGGAAACGGCACGCTTGATCAATCGTCAACTGGCCGAGCGTGATGGACCGATAGCGACCTTCATAGCGGAAACCGGTGGGCAAAACGCCATGGTGGTGGATTCCACGGCATTGCCCGAGCAGGTCGTGACGGACGTCATTCAATCGGCTTTTGCGTCGGCAGGGCAACGTTGCTCAGCATTACGCGTGCTCTGTGTGCAGGATGACATCGGTGATCGTGTGATCACGCTGATTAAGGGCGCGATGGACGAGTTGAGCGTGGGGGATCCGGCTGACTTTTCCACTGACGTGGGGCCGGTGATCGACCAAAAAGCACGCGATGGCTTAATGTCCTATGTTACTGAGCAAGCCGGTGCGGGCAAGCTGATACATCAGGTCACACTGTCGGAAGCCTGCGCCAGTGGGTATTTTGTTCCGCCAACGGTATTGTCGATCGGGAGTATGGCTGAACTCGGCCGCGAACAATTTGGGCCGGTGCTGCATGTGCTGCGCTACAAAGCTAAGGAACTTGATCAGGTACTCGATGCCATTAATGCGACGGGCTATGGTCTTACGCTAGGCGTGCACACGCGCAATGAAGCCACTGCCGCTTACATCGAAAAGCGGGTACGTGTGGGCAACTGCTACATCAACCGCAATCAGATCGGCGCGGTGGTTGGGGTGCAGCCATTCGGTGGGCGTGGTTTGTCCGGTACAGGCCCGAAAGCTGGTGGACCGAACTACGTGCTGCGCTTTGTGACCGAACGTACGCGCACCATCAACACGACTGCGGTTGGTGGCAACGCGACGCTGTTGTCACTGACCGGTGACGCTTAG
- a CDS encoding AraC family transcriptional regulator: MTTETQLQQLSSDGHAHHHAHHQLVFGLQGRAEFDLEGEGGKDVTPWTGCLVPSEYNHAFQGVGANRMLIVNIDPQPSAMSFIHPQVIDQLFDRPRYIELDLGFVRMLRAMGEEIAQHPGDPWLAGHVTGTLVHGLFHRMAETNSLRNEPSRRIQLARLDAWLHQRLSDPVRVADMAALCCLSVSQFQQSFRQLTGKTPYQYVLHVRLNTAIWLLQHTHQPIADIALQVGFANQSALTKAMRNVHGRVPTHFRRIGLH, encoded by the coding sequence ATGACCACGGAAACCCAACTGCAACAGCTGTCCAGTGACGGACACGCCCATCACCACGCCCACCACCAATTGGTGTTTGGCTTGCAGGGGCGAGCGGAATTTGACCTCGAAGGCGAGGGCGGCAAAGACGTCACTCCGTGGACGGGGTGTTTGGTGCCGTCGGAATACAATCATGCCTTTCAAGGGGTGGGTGCTAACCGCATGTTGATCGTCAACATTGACCCTCAGCCCAGCGCCATGTCTTTTATTCATCCGCAAGTGATTGACCAATTGTTTGATCGGCCACGATACATTGAACTCGATTTGGGCTTCGTGCGCATGTTGCGTGCGATGGGCGAAGAAATTGCGCAGCACCCGGGCGACCCTTGGCTGGCAGGCCATGTAACCGGTACATTGGTGCATGGGCTCTTCCATCGCATGGCCGAAACGAATTCATTGCGTAATGAACCTTCGCGCCGCATCCAGCTGGCGCGTTTGGACGCTTGGCTGCATCAGCGGTTATCCGATCCGGTACGCGTTGCTGATATGGCCGCTTTGTGCTGCCTGAGTGTCAGTCAGTTCCAACAAAGCTTCCGCCAGTTAACCGGCAAAACACCCTACCAATACGTCTTACATGTGCGCTTGAATACCGCGATTTGGCTGCTGCAGCATACTCATCAACCCATTGCTGACATTGCCTTGCAGGTCGGTTTCGCCAACCAAAGTGCGCTGACCAAAGCCATGCGCAATGTGCACGGGCGGGTACCAACGCATTTTCGGCGTATCGGCCTGCATTGA
- a CDS encoding GIY-YIG nuclease family protein has translation MNKKQPKDNKNKECWAVYVLRCADTSLYTGVTTDVTRRVRQHNGELVGGARYTRARRPVCVVYEETWGSRAEACRREAEIKALTRADKLALFT, from the coding sequence ATGAACAAAAAGCAACCAAAAGATAATAAAAATAAAGAATGCTGGGCGGTTTATGTCTTGCGTTGCGCCGACACCAGTCTCTACACCGGCGTGACCACCGACGTCACACGCCGGGTGCGTCAGCATAATGGCGAGTTGGTCGGCGGCGCCCGCTATACGCGAGCGCGCCGCCCAGTCTGTGTTGTGTATGAAGAGACTTGGGGCAGTCGCGCCGAGGCGTGCCGACGCGAAGCCGAAATCAAAGCACTGACCCGCGCCGACAAATTAGCCTTATTTACTTAA